The following coding sequences are from one Bacteroidota bacterium window:
- a CDS encoding T9SS type A sorting domain-containing protein translates to MKKLYSVFLFTLLAGLFASAQTTIYSNNFNNSTGWSLTAANNGDTWTVNSSYNCSEPTPNNGGGSYLHIYDDLFGDDCAFANYYGLGSSGSATASMSSDISTAGYSDVTISFSWLCQGNGSITPSYGSVWYSTNSGGAWTQINSPISKYSGQGTWTTATITSAAVPGIANQATLMLRFGWNNSGYGLNPAFAVDDLLIIGNGSACSNVGGTASVNPSAVCSGGTSNVSLTGSTGTIQWQESANGTSGWANVTGGSGSTTNSYTTGTLSASTYYRAVLSEASCADKNSSVASVTVNPPVTPALSISPSPSDSFCTGGTLTFTANPTAGGTSSPTFQWKINNTDVATGSTFSPVSLANNDLVSCVMTSNDLCASPTTATSNTITVHEAPLPAVPVITQSTDTLASSAATTYQWFRNNSMVPGGNNQNLAITQDGVYEVEVTGANGCKRRSATFNVIGTSISSTIGAKGIHLYPNPNQGSFTIETEDEFSPTVSITDLAGRLLSKNQVIINKQSVQLNEVANGIYFLHLNQKGVNESLRFVVLK, encoded by the coding sequence ATGAAAAAGTTGTACTCCGTTTTCCTATTCACCTTATTGGCTGGTTTATTCGCCTCGGCTCAAACCACGATTTACAGTAATAATTTTAATAACTCTACCGGTTGGTCTTTAACCGCTGCGAATAACGGGGACACGTGGACCGTAAACAGTTCTTATAACTGTAGCGAGCCTACTCCCAACAATGGTGGCGGCAGTTATTTGCACATCTACGATGATCTCTTTGGCGACGATTGCGCTTTTGCCAACTATTATGGTCTCGGAAGTTCCGGTTCTGCCACCGCATCTATGTCCTCGGACATTAGCACTGCTGGCTACTCTGATGTTACTATTAGTTTTTCATGGCTTTGTCAGGGAAATGGCTCCATCACGCCCAGCTACGGTTCTGTATGGTACAGCACCAACAGCGGCGGTGCTTGGACACAAATCAACAGTCCGATTTCTAAATACAGTGGACAAGGAACTTGGACAACGGCCACCATCACATCGGCAGCCGTTCCGGGAATTGCCAATCAAGCGACCCTTATGCTTCGTTTTGGATGGAACAATTCCGGTTATGGCTTAAATCCTGCCTTTGCAGTGGATGATTTGCTTATTATCGGTAATGGTTCTGCTTGTTCCAATGTGGGCGGTACGGCCTCTGTCAACCCGTCAGCTGTATGTAGCGGTGGCACTTCTAATGTTTCACTAACGGGTTCTACAGGAACTATTCAATGGCAGGAATCGGCCAACGGAACCAGCGGATGGGCGAACGTAACGGGCGGAAGCGGATCCACCACTAATTCATACACTACTGGGACTTTGAGCGCCTCGACTTATTATCGCGCTGTACTATCCGAAGCTAGTTGCGCGGACAAGAACTCCTCTGTAGCCAGTGTAACTGTGAATCCACCAGTAACTCCGGCTCTCAGCATTAGTCCTTCGCCCAGCGATTCATTCTGCACCGGTGGCACGCTGACCTTTACTGCCAATCCAACAGCAGGCGGCACCTCCTCTCCTACTTTTCAGTGGAAAATCAATAATACAGATGTGGCTACTGGCAGCACTTTTTCTCCCGTATCGCTCGCCAATAACGACCTAGTGAGTTGCGTGATGACGAGTAATGATCTTTGCGCTTCGCCCACTACGGCTACGTCCAATACTATAACTGTACATGAAGCGCCCCTGCCTGCGGTTCCTGTGATTACGCAAAGCACTGATACTTTGGCAAGCAGTGCAGCGACGACTTACCAATGGTTTCGTAATAACTCGATGGTTCCGGGAGGCAATAATCAGAACTTGGCTATCACTCAAGACGGCGTATATGAAGTAGAGGTTACCGGAGCAAACGGTTGCAAAAGAAGGTCTGCTACTTTCAACGTAATTGGTACCAGTATCTCTTCCACTATAGGCGCAAAGGGTATTCACCTGTATCCGAATCCAAATCAGGGTTCATTCACCATAGAAACAGAGGATGAATTCAGTCCTACTGTCAGCATTACGGATTTGGCAGGAAGATTATTGAGCAAGAATCAAGTCATCATCAACAAGCAATCTGTTCAGTTGAACGAGGTGGCTAACGGAATTTATTTTCTGCATCTGAATCAGAAAGGGGTGAATGAAAGCCTGCGGTTTGTGGTGTTGAAATAG
- a CDS encoding DUF2157 domain-containing protein gives MGNAFDKREVESLWSKRLITDAQHEQIKDYRSKNIFSLRYELRGLLYLSVLLFTTGAGMLIYKNLDSIGHTAILLFLLLVTLICFYYSYLHSKGFSTKAVSSDKPLYDYAALAANILAGIFIGYLQYQYHPFGDHYPLATLAPTILYFFCAYYFDHKGILSLAITGLIAFVGFSISPADLLNGDFFSSGSMSFAAILLGYSLGVWTYFAEYIDFKKHFNETYLIFALHLLCIVSIGNLFSGYWYLYLLVLINAVVFFIWKAYERANLNFLFFSVVYGYIGLNILLVRFITKFNFSEVIIYLTPFYFGASIIFFIKWLKDFKKRTKYVGVQ, from the coding sequence ATGGGAAATGCGTTTGATAAAAGAGAAGTAGAATCACTCTGGTCAAAGAGACTCATCACGGATGCCCAACATGAACAAATAAAAGATTACCGTTCGAAGAATATTTTTTCTCTGCGCTATGAACTGCGGGGGCTGCTATATCTATCGGTGTTACTTTTTACTACCGGTGCAGGTATGCTGATTTATAAAAACCTGGATAGCATTGGCCATACTGCCATATTATTGTTCTTGCTGCTGGTCACCCTCATTTGCTTTTATTACAGCTACCTTCATTCCAAAGGATTTTCGACCAAGGCGGTCAGTAGTGATAAGCCTCTTTATGATTATGCAGCTTTGGCGGCGAATATTTTGGCGGGTATCTTTATCGGCTACTTGCAATACCAATATCACCCTTTCGGAGATCATTATCCTTTGGCTACTTTGGCTCCTACAATCCTCTATTTTTTCTGCGCATACTATTTCGACCACAAGGGTATTTTATCTTTAGCTATTACTGGGCTTATTGCTTTCGTTGGGTTCTCTATCAGTCCGGCAGATTTGCTGAATGGTGATTTCTTCTCCTCTGGTTCTATGAGTTTTGCCGCTATACTCCTCGGTTATAGCTTGGGAGTCTGGACTTATTTCGCTGAATACATAGACTTCAAGAAGCATTTTAATGAAACCTATCTAATCTTTGCTCTGCATCTGTTGTGTATTGTGAGTATAGGTAATCTTTTTTCGGGTTACTGGTATTTGTATTTGTTGGTACTAATCAACGCAGTTGTATTTTTCATCTGGAAGGCTTATGAAAGAGCCAACCTCAACTTTCTATTTTTTTCTGTGGTGTATGGATATATCGGATTGAATATTTTACTCGTTAGATTCATAACCAAATTTAATTTTTCAGAAGTGATTATATATCTCACTCCTTTCTACTTTGGAGCCTCTATTATATTTTTCATCAAATGGCTAAAGGACTTTAAAAAGCGGACCAAGTATGTTGGCGTACAATAG
- a CDS encoding glycosyltransferase family 2 protein, whose translation MVTRKKVSVVILAWNGRLFLEKFLPSVIKYSASETIEVVVADNASTDDSVAFVQENYPQVRLIKNTVNEGFASGYNKVLKQIDAEYFILLNQDVEVTEGWIEKVLKSMEEEKDVVAAQPKIRAYHEKDSFEYAGACGGYLDRFGYAFCRGRIFDSIEKDLEQYNTITEIFWATGACLFVKSKTYFKLGGLDDDFFAHQEEIDLCWRIRNTGGKVICVPSSVVYHVGGGSLPQGNPRKTYLNFRNSLMMMFKNLPLSEMLWKVFIVRLSMDGIAAIHSVWKLKSLSDLMAILKAHFAFYISIPALVAKRRAVQNKSSDGLWQRSIVWQYYALRKRKFSDLSNGIHNEFLKNTDCKI comes from the coding sequence ATGGTCACTAGAAAAAAGGTATCAGTAGTAATCTTAGCCTGGAACGGTCGCCTCTTTTTAGAGAAGTTTCTTCCAAGTGTTATAAAATACAGCGCTTCTGAAACTATCGAAGTAGTGGTTGCCGACAATGCCTCTACAGATGATTCGGTGGCATTTGTTCAAGAAAATTATCCTCAGGTTAGACTGATAAAAAATACCGTAAACGAAGGCTTTGCTTCCGGATACAATAAGGTATTAAAACAGATTGATGCTGAATACTTTATCTTACTAAATCAGGATGTAGAGGTGACAGAAGGATGGATCGAAAAAGTCTTAAAATCAATGGAGGAGGAAAAAGATGTGGTGGCAGCACAACCTAAAATCCGCGCATATCATGAGAAGGATTCATTTGAATATGCCGGAGCCTGTGGTGGATATTTAGATCGTTTTGGATACGCTTTTTGTCGGGGCAGGATTTTCGATAGTATAGAAAAGGACTTAGAACAATATAATACCATAACGGAAATATTCTGGGCAACCGGAGCCTGCCTGTTTGTTAAGTCAAAAACCTATTTTAAATTGGGGGGGTTAGATGATGATTTCTTTGCCCATCAAGAGGAGATTGACTTATGTTGGAGAATTAGAAATACTGGCGGCAAGGTGATCTGTGTTCCTTCTTCAGTAGTATATCACGTAGGGGGCGGCAGTTTACCACAAGGAAATCCACGAAAGACTTACTTGAATTTCAGAAATAGTTTAATGATGATGTTTAAAAACCTACCCCTGAGCGAAATGTTATGGAAGGTTTTTATTGTCCGGTTATCAATGGATGGCATTGCAGCTATCCATTCGGTTTGGAAGCTAAAGAGTCTTTCAGATTTAATGGCAATTCTTAAAGCACATTTTGCTTTTTACATTTCAATTCCTGCTTTAGTTGCCAAAAGGCGGGCAGTTCAAAATAAATCCTCGGACGGACTTTGGCAGAGAAGTATTGTTTGGCAATATTATGCATTAAGAAAAAGAAAATTCAGCGACTTAAGTAATGGGATACATAATGAGTTTCTAAAAAATACCGATTGTAAAATATAG
- a CDS encoding type B 50S ribosomal protein L31 produces the protein MKKDIHPANYRTVVFKDISLDKSWIGKSTANSRENIKWEDGNEYPLIKLEISNESHPFFTGKMKFVDTAGRIDKFKKKYTKKSAAKDTPTEDNS, from the coding sequence ATGAAAAAGGATATTCATCCAGCTAATTATCGCACAGTGGTTTTCAAAGATATCTCTCTGGACAAATCATGGATAGGTAAAAGCACAGCCAATTCACGCGAAAACATTAAGTGGGAAGACGGAAACGAATACCCACTTATCAAACTCGAAATTTCTAATGAAAGTCATCCTTTCTTTACGGGGAAAATGAAATTTGTAGATACGGCAGGTCGTATTGATAAGTTTAAGAAGAAATATACAAAGAAGTCTGCGGCAAAAGATACGCCTACAGAAGACAATTCTTAG